Sequence from the Amycolatopsis sp. NBC_00345 genome:
CGGGCCGCGAAAACCCGACGATCACGCCGATCCCCGGCGACGTCGTCTACTTCGGCTTCGAGGCGTGGGAAATCGGCAACCCCGCGTACGGCTACGACGACGGCAGCGAGGCGCACAGCGACCAGGGCGCCACCGACCTCGCGATCTTCTACGGCCGCAACAACCTCCTGATCAACGGCGACGCCGGCTGGGTGCCCGGCAACGTGTTCGCCACCATCGAGGAGGGCCTGGCCGAGATGGCGGAGGCCGCGCAGGACCTGTGGCTGCGCGGTGTCGAGGGCGAGACGCTGTGGTTCGCCCGCGTCGACTGACGCACGCACGTTTGCCGTTAAGGCCTCCTTACCCGCGTTGGACGCGGGTAAGGAGGCCTTAACGGCGTTGGGCACTCGTTGGGGTTGGTATCCCTTTCGAGCGGGTTTGGCGACACTGTTCAGTGAGGGCCGGATGACCGTCGGTGATCATGCGGCGAGGCCCGGAAACCCGTGCCAGCACGGGAAAATCGCCCCGGAATACAAGCCTCATCACCCGGCCGTGTGAACCTGGCGGACTCACCATTCGTGGCAGCGCCATCACCGGTTCGTGTAGCGGCCGCCCCCACTTGCCCTAGCGAGCTTCTACTACCCAGAGTGATCGCCAGGCGTATCGCTACGCACCGTGGCGGAACGCCGGGGAAGTCACCCCCGCCGGAGAACACGAAAGCCTTACGCGTTTATGGTGGGAAGATTCGCGGCACCCACCGGTTCGGGCCACGGCTTTTTGACAACGCGCCAGCGTGGTGAAAATCTTCAATCGTTCCTCGCGAGGGCACAACTGAACACGAAAATCCGAACAAGGAGCCCCTCAATGCAGCTTTTCACCCAGCACGCGCACCACTGCCACGACCTGATCACGGGTGTGCTGGCCCACCTGGCGCACGTGCTCGGCTGGCTTGTCTGATCTCCTAAGCAGGATTACCGAGGGGCCGGCCTGTTGGCGCGGGCCGGTCCCTCGGCTCATTATTCAGAAATAGCAGGCCACCCGTTCAACGGAGTGGCCTTTGTGCTTTTCCGGGAATTGTTTCAAAAACGTTTCCCCGGGCGCCGTGACGCTCACCGGCGGTCACCCCGGAGGTCACCCAGGGCAAACGTGAACAACGTTCATGGCCAGCTCACCACACGACGTACTACGCTTCGGGCACAGGCGAAGGCGCGTGAGGAAGAGGTGCCGATGGGCGACGTGACGGCACAGCTGGCCGCGATCGTCGGGGAGAAGAACCTGCTCACGGGCGAGGCCATCCCCGACGACTACGCGCACGACGAGGCTCTCAGCTCCCCGCCGCAGAAGCCCGCGTACGTCGCGAAGCCCGCCACCGCCGAGGAAGTCGCGGAGCTGTTGAAAGCCGCTTCGACGGCGGGCGTGCCCGTCACCGCGCGCGGGTCCGGCAGCGGTCTGTCGGCCGCCGCGCGCCCGCTGGCCGACGGCCTGGTCGTCTCGTTCGAGCGGATGAACGCGGTGCTGGAGATCGACGTCGAGAACCACGTCGCCGTCGTGCAGCCCGGCGTCACGCTCGCGGAGCTGGACGAACGGGCCGCCGCCGCGGGCCTCACCTACCCTGTTTACCCCGGCGAGCTGAGCGCGACCATCGGCGGCACCGTCGGCACCAACGCGGGCGGCATGCGCGCGGTGAAGTACGGCGTCACGCGCAACAACGTCGTCGGCCTGCAGGCCGTGCTGCCGACGGGCGAGATCGTCCGCACCGGCGGGCGCACGTCGAAGGTGTCCACGGGGTACGACCTCACGCAGCTGATCATCGGCTCCGAGGGCACGCTGGCGCTCGTCACCGAGGTGATCGTGAAGCTGCACCCGCGGCTGCCGCACGGCGCCACGGTGCTCGCGCCGTTCGACGACCTCGACCAGGTGATGGCCGTCGTGCCGAAGATCCTGGCGAGCGGGCTCGCGCCGCACATCCTCGAGTACATCGACAACATGACGATGGCCGCGATGGTCTACAACGAGAAGCTCGAGCTGGGTGTCCCGGACGCGATCCGCGAACGCTCGCAGGCGTATCTCTTGGTGGCACTGGAAAACAGCGACGCCGGACGGCTGGGCGAGGACGTCGAGACGCTCGGCGGGCTGCTCGGCGAACTGGGCGCGATCGACGTTTACGTCCTCGAAGGCGGCTCGGCGCGCAAGCTGGTCGAGGCGCGGGAGAAGGCGTTCTGGTCGGCCAAGGCCGCGGGCGCCGACGACGTGGTCGACGTGGTGGTGCCGCGCTCCGCGATGCCGGTTTTTCTCGCCAAGGCCAGGGAACTCGCGCTCGCCGCGGGCGGTGGCGTGATCGGCTGCGGGCACGCCGGCGACGGCAACGTCCACCTCGCGGTCTTCTGCAAGGACCCGGAAACCCGGACGAAGCTGCTGACCGACGTCTTCACCCACGCCATGGCGCTGGGCGGCGCCATCTCCGGCGAGCACGGCCTCGGCCGGACCAAGACCAAGTACTACCTGAAACTCGAAGACCCGGCGAAGATCGAGCTGCTGCGCCGGGTCAAGTCCGGCTTCGACCCCGCCGGCATCCTCAACCCCGGTGTCCTCTTCGGCTGAGCACCCGGATCCGGCCAGCCGGATTTCGACCAGAAAGCGAGCACCATGAACGGCGCCCAGTCCCTGATCCGCACGCTCGTCGACGCCGGGGTGGAGGTGTGTTTCTCGAACCCCGGCACGTCGGAGATGCACTTCGTCGCGGCGCTCGACAGCGTGTCGGAGATGCGCGGTGTGCTCGGGCTGTTCGAAGGAGCCGTGACCGGCGCGGCGGACGGCTACGCGCGGATGGCGGAAAAGCCGGCCGCGACGCTGCTGCACCTCGGGCCGGGCCTGGGCAACGGGCTGGCGAACCTGCACAACGCGCGGCGCGCGCACACGCCGATCGTCAACATCGTCGGCGACCACGCGACGTACCACAAGAAGTACGACGCGCCGCTGGAGTCGGACATCGACGCGATCGCCAGCTCGCTGGAGGGCTGGGTCCGCCGGTCCAAGCACACCCAGGAGGTCGGCGCGGACGCGGCGGCGGCCGTCGCGGCGGCCCAGGACGCGCCCGGCCGGATCGCGACGCTGATCCTGCCCGCGGACGCGTCGTGGGGCGAAGGCGGCGAGACGTGCGCGCCGATCCCGCCGCGCGCGCCGCAAGCTGTCGACGCGACGACGGTCAAGAAGATCGCCGAAGTGCTGCGCAGCGGCGAATCCGTCGCGCTGCTCATCGGCGGTGCCGCCTGCCGTGAGACGGGATTACTGGCCACCAGCCGGATCGCGGCGGCGACGGGCGTGAAGGCGTTCGCGGAGACGTTCCCCGCGCGGATGGAACGCGGCGCCGGGCTGCCCTCGATCGAGCGGCTCGGCTACCTGGCCGAGCAGGTGGCCTACCAGCTCGACGGGGTGAAGCACGTGATCATCGCCGGCACCAAGGCGCCGGTGTCGTTTTTCGCCTACCCCGGCAAGCCGAGCGACCTGGTGCCGGAAGGCGCGCAGGTGCACGTGCTCGCCGAGGTGGGCCAGGACGCGACGGGCGCGCTGAACGACGTCGCCGCCATCGTCGCCCCGGACACCGCGCCGGTGCTGCAGGAAGCGTCACGCCCCGCGATGCCGACCGGCCCGCTGACGCCGCAGAACTGGGCCGACGTGATCGGCGCGCTGCTGCCCGAGCGCGCCATCATCGCGGACGAGGCCAACACGTCCGGCCTGCTGATCCCGGCCGCCACGGCGGGCGCCCCGCGCCACGACGTGCTCACCCTGACCGGTGGCGCGATCGGTTACGGCATCCCGGTGGCGACGGGCGCCGCGGTCGCCGCCCCGGACCGCCCGGTGGTGAACCTGCAGTCGGACGGCAGCGCGCTGTACACGATTTCGGCGCTGTGGACGCAGGCGCGGGAGAACCTGAACGTCACCACGGTGATCCTGAACAACCACGCGTACGCGATCCTGCGGATCGAGCTGCAGCGTGTCGGCGCCGCGCCGGACGGCCCGAAGGCGAACGACCTGCTCGACCTGAGCCGTCCGGACATGGACTTCGCGAAGATCGCGGAGGGCCTCGGCGTCCCGGCCACGCGGGCGACCACGGCGGAGGAGCTGGCCGAGCAGTTCGCCCGCGCGCTGGCGGAGCCCGGGCCGCACCTGATCGACGCCGCGGTGCCATCGCTGATCTGAGCCTTGTGAGTGTTTATGACGGTTCTAACCGTCATAAACACTCACGAGTCCTTAGGCCGCCACGGGTTCCAGGGCGGCGGCACGAGCCCGCGGGACGAGCGCGGTGAAGCCCAGCCCCACCACCGCGGCGAGGGCCGCGACCGCGAACGTCGCCCGGAAACCCGTGAGGGACGGCCAAGTCAGGCCGCCG
This genomic interval carries:
- a CDS encoding DUF3830 family protein — translated: MARYITITLDKRGVTCRARLLDAEAPRTCKAVWDALPQSGSAYHAKYARNEVYALVPPFAEPKPGRENPTITPIPGDVVYFGFEAWEIGNPAYGYDDGSEAHSDQGATDLAIFYGRNNLLINGDAGWVPGNVFATIEEGLAEMAEAAQDLWLRGVEGETLWFARVD
- a CDS encoding FAD-binding oxidoreductase, whose amino-acid sequence is MGDVTAQLAAIVGEKNLLTGEAIPDDYAHDEALSSPPQKPAYVAKPATAEEVAELLKAASTAGVPVTARGSGSGLSAAARPLADGLVVSFERMNAVLEIDVENHVAVVQPGVTLAELDERAAAAGLTYPVYPGELSATIGGTVGTNAGGMRAVKYGVTRNNVVGLQAVLPTGEIVRTGGRTSKVSTGYDLTQLIIGSEGTLALVTEVIVKLHPRLPHGATVLAPFDDLDQVMAVVPKILASGLAPHILEYIDNMTMAAMVYNEKLELGVPDAIRERSQAYLLVALENSDAGRLGEDVETLGGLLGELGAIDVYVLEGGSARKLVEAREKAFWSAKAAGADDVVDVVVPRSAMPVFLAKARELALAAGGGVIGCGHAGDGNVHLAVFCKDPETRTKLLTDVFTHAMALGGAISGEHGLGRTKTKYYLKLEDPAKIELLRRVKSGFDPAGILNPGVLFG
- a CDS encoding acetolactate synthase large subunit, encoding MNGAQSLIRTLVDAGVEVCFSNPGTSEMHFVAALDSVSEMRGVLGLFEGAVTGAADGYARMAEKPAATLLHLGPGLGNGLANLHNARRAHTPIVNIVGDHATYHKKYDAPLESDIDAIASSLEGWVRRSKHTQEVGADAAAAVAAAQDAPGRIATLILPADASWGEGGETCAPIPPRAPQAVDATTVKKIAEVLRSGESVALLIGGAACRETGLLATSRIAAATGVKAFAETFPARMERGAGLPSIERLGYLAEQVAYQLDGVKHVIIAGTKAPVSFFAYPGKPSDLVPEGAQVHVLAEVGQDATGALNDVAAIVAPDTAPVLQEASRPAMPTGPLTPQNWADVIGALLPERAIIADEANTSGLLIPAATAGAPRHDVLTLTGGAIGYGIPVATGAAVAAPDRPVVNLQSDGSALYTISALWTQARENLNVTTVILNNHAYAILRIELQRVGAAPDGPKANDLLDLSRPDMDFAKIAEGLGVPATRATTAEELAEQFARALAEPGPHLIDAAVPSLI